TTTTTTATCTAAACTTTGCCGATTGAGTAATTGAATGGCAATCCCTAATTTATTCACTTGCTGTAATAGGGCTTGTAAGCGTTTGTCTTCACGCCCTTTCAAGGCGTTGACTTCAATAATACGTTCAGGGGCATTGTGTAATAATGCCTCTACCGCATGAATACCATAAATATAATCGCTCATAATGGATTAGTTTTTCCTATTTTTGTTAGATTTATTCTTATTTTTGACCGCACTTTTTGGTGTTTTAGTAGCTTTAGCCTTGATTGGCTTTGCTTTTCTTGCTTTTCCCTTGCTAGCCAGTTGCTTCTCTAAACTTTTAGCATAACGTTGATTTTTCTTTAATTTATCTTTTTCCGTTTTTCCTGCCCGCCGTACTTTACGACTTGTTTGTACCATAGAAAAATCCACTTGGCGTTGCTCAAGACTTACTGCCTCAACTTTAATGGTAACGGCATCGCCAAGACGGTAAACTGTCCCTGAATTTTCGCCCACTAACATTTGTCTTGCTGCATCAAAGGCATAATAATCATTATCTAAGCTAGATACATGGACTAAACCATCAATAAATAAATCATTTAGGCGTACAAATAAACCAAAGGCAGTAACAGAGGAAATAACGCCCTCAAATACTTCACCAACATGATCTTGCATATACTCACATTTTAACCAATCCGCCACATCTCGTGTTGCATCATCTGCTCGCCGTTCGGTCATAGAGCAATGCTCACCTAATAAATCCATATCATCTAAGGTATAATGATAGCCTCCCGTATCTGTTGTTCGCCGTTTACTTCCAGCTTGTTTGGCTAATAAATATTTAATACTACGATGCAAGGTTAAATCAGGATAACGGCGTATTGGCGAAGTAAAATGGGCATATTCTGGCAATGCTAAACCAAAATGTCCGATATTATCCGCAGAATATACCGCTTGGCTTAAGGATCTCAACAACATTGTTTGAATTAACTCTCGATCAGGACGCTCTCGTACCTGCTCTAATAATGCCGCATAATCTTGCGTACTTGGTGTTAAACCGCCCTGTAAGGTTAACCCACATTCACGCAAGAAATCACGAAATGCCGCTAATTTTTCCTCACTTGGCACAGCGTGAATACGGTATAAAGCAGGTTCATTGTGCTTTTCCATAAAATTTGCCGCCGCAATATTGGCTAAAATCATACATTCTTCAATAATTTTATGGGCATCATTGCGTACCACAGGTTCAATCCGCTCAATCCGTCCCTGCGGATTAAAAATAAATTTCGTTTCAAGGGTTTCAAAATCAATGGCACCACGTTGATGACGAGCCGTCAATAGAGTTTGATACATAGCATAAAGCTGTTGTAAATGCGGTACTAATCCTTGATAACGTTCAATCAAGGTTTCATCGCCCTGCAAAATGCTCCACACTTTGTTATAGGTTAAACGTGCGTGAGAGTTCATTACCGCCTCGTAAAACTTATACCCCTGCATTTTTCCTTTGCTTGAAATATCTAACTCGCACACCATACACAGGCGATCAACCTGTGGATTTAATGAACATAACCCATTGGATAACACTTCTGGCAACATAGGCACAACACGATTAGGAAAATAAACGGAATTACCACGCTGATAAGCCTCGTTATCCAAAGCCGTTCTCAAACGCACATAATAACTCACATCAGCAATGGCGACCCAAAGTTTCCAGCCTTTACCACGTTTTTCACAATATACCGCATCATCAAAATCTCGAGCATCTTCGCCGTCAATGGTAACTAAGGGTAATTGACGTAAATCAACCCGTCCTTGCTTAGCCTGTTCTGGCACGTCTTCACTAAAACGCTTAACATATTTTTCTACGCTAGTAGGGAATTTATGGGGAATATCGTGGTTACGGATCGCAATCTCTACTTCCATACCCTTTGCCATATTGTCGCCAAGCACTTCGCTAATGATACCAATAGGTTGGCTGGAACTTATTCCTGTACGAGATTGAATATCAACCACCACCACTTGCCCCATACGAGCACCTTTACGGTTTTCATTTGGGATCAAAATATCACGATTAATCCGACTATCATCAGGTACCACATAGCCAATGCCTTGCTCTAAGAAAAATCGCCCAACAATCTGTTTCTTGCGATTTTCCAAAATTCGCACAATGCGTACTTCTTTCCGCCCTCGGCGATCTGTACCATTCGGCTGAGCAAGCACATAATCGCCATGCAAAACTCGTTGCATTTGCCCATTAGGAATAAACCAATCCTCTTTTTGCCCATCAACTTGCAAAAAACCATAACCATCACGATGCCCTATTACCATACCTTTAAGCAAATCTAATTTTTCTGGTAAGGCATAACGTTTACGTTTGGTAAAAACTAATTGCCCTGCATTTTCCATTGCGCGCAAACGGCGACGCATACCCTCTTGCCGTTCTTCATCGTCCACCGCTAAAACGGTAAATAGCTCCTCCTTAGACATTGGCGCATTGTGTTGACGAATGGTTGCCAAAATAAATTCCCGACTTGGAATAGGATTTGCATATTTTTTTGCCTCAAGATCAAAATTGGGATCTAAAAGTGCGGTCTGTTTTTTATTTATTTTTTTTGTCATCATTAAAAACCTTATTTCTCTTATATTCTTGTTGATACTTAATCAAAACAAGCTCGAATTTCTTGCTCAATGAAGTATGTATCTCCGCGATAAAAACCATGCTCCATTGCTTTATACCAGCCTGATTGCTGAATGTTTGTTAGATTTAATGCAAAACCACATTTAATGCTAAATCTTGTAAAAAAATTCTGGTTAACCGCTCGTTACCATCAATAAATGGGTGAATAGCATTAAATTCATTAATAAAATAAGCCGATTTTTTTATAAATTTACTTTTAGCACAATTTTGTAAATAATTCTCTTGCTGCAATGCCAAAAAAATTTGTTTATGATAAAAACTCTCAATCATTTCAGGACGAGCAAAGGGAACATTTCCTCGCCCCGTGGTATAATCTCTTAATTTCCCAGCCCAATCATAAATATCACGAAACAAAGAATAATGGACAGTTTGGATTTCTTGTAAAGTAAATTTGGTTAAAATAGGTCTTAGCGGAAAATTAATCATAATAATTTCATTTTCTCTTTTCGCAAGTTCTTCTGCTTGTTTGATATTTAATTTATTTTTTAATACTGGTGGAAAAATACCAGCATAAAAATATTTACTTGCGTTAATTTCTTCCGCTAAATAACGGCTATTTGACATAAGTTAAACCATATTCCTGATAAATTCTGCTTAATTCACGTTGTCGGAATACTTCATTACTAATAGGAGCTTTTGCCCTCTCTAATAAAGCTAAAGACCTTGTTTGATCAATAGCCCCTTCAATTTTATTGCTTGCCAGTGCGGTTTTCATTGATTGTATTCTCTGATTAATGATTTTCTCCATAAATACCCCTAAATTAAAGATAATAACAATTATCAGTTTGACACTATGCCTATCAGAAAGCAAGAGAAAAGCAAATACAAACAACGAATTGCCTCTGCCCATAGCCAGTAAAATAAAAATTCACTAAAATAGCCACCTGATAGTGATGAAATAAAGGCAATTAACGTGATCAAGTTACCTCAAATGTTTAAACCCAGTATTTATCTATTTCTGTCCTTAGTTTGCTTATATGGAATTAGCCACAAATTGTTGCTAGGTTCAGGTTTTTATCCTCAACCAACATTTATGCAGATTATATCAATGGCAATCCTAATTAGCGTATTTAATCGTACCAAGTGGCTTTTCTACGGCATATTATTGCCTTTTATTCTGATTAATGCCCTTTATAGTCCCATAGGGGTTACTTTTGGTCCTCCCTCTTACCAATATATTGCCTCAGTATTTGCCACTGATCCACAAGAGGGAAAAGAGTTTTTTGCTCAAATCCCAATGAAAAATTTACTTTATCCCTTGGTTATCATTATTGGGCTATGGCTATACCGTTTATTTAGCCTAAAAAACCCGTTTTCTTTTTATGCCAATCCCTATTTTTTAGCTATGGTTATCTTGGTCATATTATGGCAACAAGCCCCTTTTCGCTTTATACAAGAAAGTTATCAAGCTAGCCATAAAGTGATTAATGAATTACGTCAGCTTAACCAGCTAAAAATCACGAGCCAATGGGGAAAATCCACCCTCAAACCAGGTGGTTATGATGATTATATTTTGGTGATTGGCGAAAGTGCACGCAAAGATTATCATCATGCTTATGGTTACCCCATTGAAAATACCCCCTTTATGAGCCAAGCAAAGGGCATTTTAGTTGACGGTCTTACCGCTGGGGGGACAAATACCATAGCCTCTTTAAAATTAATGCTTACTAAGCCAGATAAAGTCAATCACGAGGGCAATTATGCCCTTAATTTGATTGATTTAGTAAAATCAGCAGGCATACAAACCTATTGGCTTTCTAATCATGGTTATTTCGGGCAATTTGACACGCCAATTTCCGCCCTCGCTAACCAAAGTGATTACCGTTTCTTTTTGAAATCAGGCGATGCTTTTAGCCAGAACACCAGTGATTTTTTATTATTGGAAAAATTTCAGCAATTAATACAAGACAATAGCCCACATAAGCGTTTTATTGTGTTACATTTATACGGTTCACACCCAATAAGTTGTGATCGCTTAACCGATTATCCCAAAATCTTTGCAGAGCAAGATATTGAAGCAAAATACTTCAATATTAATTGCTATATTTCCTCCATTAAAAAAACCGATGATATACTGCAGCAAATTTATCAAACATTGCAAAAAAATGAACAGAAAAACCACCGCACTTTTTCAATGATCTATTTTGCCGATCATGGTTTAGCCCATGATATTCAAGGGGACAACATTAGTATTCACAATAGCAGTGGCAAAAGTAAACGCCATTATGATGTGCCTTTATTCAAAATTGCCAGTGATGACAAACAACGCCAGCATTATTACAGTATGAAATCAGGGTTAAATTTCACCGAGGCATTGGCTAATTGGATAGGAATTCAAAATCCTCAGCTTGATCCCCATTTTAATCTGTTTGATAACCAAGCGGATCCGAGCGATTATGGTTTACAACAGCAAATTGAACAAATTAATAAACCTGATGACCCCGCCATTGTTATTCCGTTGAAAGAAGGCAAGGCAAACAGCTATAAATGGAAATCACAATAAAAAGTGCGGTCAAAAATCAAAATATTTTTAACGGGGAAGTTCCCCGTTATGTATAGTCGTATTATTTTAAAGCGGAATGACTATAAAGTTTAAACTAAACAAGCCCCATTAATTCAGGAATAATCATTGAAATCGCTGGCACATAAGTTACCAACAATAACACCAGTAAAATGGCAAAGAAAAACGGTACTAAGGGTTTAATTACCTGTTCAATTTCCACATTACTTGTTTTACAACCAGTAAAGAGGATCGGACCTACTGGCGGTGTAATTGTGCCTAAGGATAAATTAACCACCATCACAATCCCAAACTGCACTGGACTCATACCTAAATCGGTACAAATCGGCAGAAAAATAGGGGTAAAAATTAAAATGGCTGGGGTTGGATCCATAAAGGTGCCGATAAATAATAACACCACATTAATAATCAATAGAATAAGAATAGGGTTATCCGTCAATCCCATTAACCCATTGGCAATAATGCTTGGAATTTGGGTAAATGCCATAACCCAAGACATAATTGATGAGGTGGCTAGCATAAAAATCACTATTGCCGACACTTTGGCGGTTTGTAAAAAAATATCGGGTAATTCTTTTAAGGATAGGGTTTTATAACAAAAACCTAAGATTAAGGAATAAACCACCGCAATGGCTGATGCTTCCGTTGCAGTAAAAATCCCCGCTAAGATACCGCCGATAACAATGAAAATAAGGGATAAACTCGGTATTGCTTCAAGTAAAACCTGAACTGCCTCACGACAACTCACACGGCTTTTTTGAATATAGCCTTTTTTCTTGGCAAGATAACCTGCCACGAGCATAATTGCTAAGCCCCATAAAATTCCCGGCAAATAGCCAGCCATAAATAATGCGGAAACAGAAACACCGCCAGCAACGGTAGCATACACAATGATCGTGTTACTCGGCGGAATAATCATACCTGTGGGAGCTGAGGCAATATTAACTGCGGCACTAAAAGTGGGATCATAACCTTCTTTCTTTTGAATTGGCGACATAATACCGCCTACGGCTGCCGCTGATGCCACACCTGAACCACTAATTGAGCCAAAAAGCATATTGGATACCACATTGGTTTGGGCTAATGAGCCGGGAAAGCGTCCACTAACCACTTTGGCTAAATTAATCAATCGCAGGGCAATACCACCTTTGTTCATAATATTGCCTGCTAAAATAAAGAAAGGAATGGCTAACAGGGCAAAAGAATCTAATCCAACGAAAATACGCTGTGCCGAAGTAATCATTGCCCCTTCGCTAGGTAAAATGACCAACATAGCCAGAAAAGAAGATAAGCCCACGCCAATACTAATGGGGGCGCCAATAATCAGTAATAAAATCGTGCTACCGAACATAATCAGTGCGGCTGTCATTGCTAAATCCATAATTCCCCCTCTATCCTAAGGTTTTCCATTTTTTTACTAATTGAATTTGGTTATATAAGGCATAAAACAGGATAATGATCCCCGCTAATGGAATGGCAGAATAAATTACCCCCATTGGCAACTGTAAGGCGGAATCCATTTGCCACATTTGTCGCATGGCAATGTGATAGCCACCAAATAGCATAATGGATAAGGTAAAGAGTAAAATGGCTAACTCAGAAATCATATCCGCGAATATTTGCCCTTTTGCCGAAAGTTTTTGCTTTACATAAGCAATAGAAAGGTGTTCACGACAACCAAACACATAAGCACCGCCAAACAGAATTAACCAAATAAACAAATATCTTGCTAACACTTCACTGACTGCACTAGGGGCATTAAACACATAGCGAGTAACCACTTGATAGGTTACTAATACGCACATTAATCCTACAATAGCGATACAAAGCCATTGCATAAATTTATCTACCCATAATTTTATGGTAGCTAACAGGTTAGATGATGAAGACATAATAAGCTCCTATAAAAAAATCCAGACAGTTTAACTATCTGGATTTTCTGATTATTGCAACTCAATCACTTTTTCATATAACGCTTTTTGCACAGGGCTGGTGATTAAATCTTGTTGTAATTTACTGCAACTTTGCTGAAATGGGGTAATATCCACTTCCACAAAGGTGGCATTATTGGCTTTGGCAAGCTCCTCTGCCTGTTGTACCTGCGTACGCCATAAATCAAATTGATGATCAATGCTTTCTTTGACTAAACGTTTAAGGACTTCCTGATCTTGTTTTGGCATTGAGGCAATAAAATAGCTACTGGTAACAATTAAATCTGGCACCATTAAATGTTTTGTACGTGAAAAATAAGGAGCAACTTCGTATTGTTTTAAATCCGCATAAGTGATTTCATTATTTTCAGCACCATCAAGTACCCCTTGTTGAATGGCGGTATAAACTTCCCCTTGGTTCATCGGCACACCAATACCTCCCATACAACTTAGCATTTTACGCATGGTTTCCGATTGAATAACACGGATCTTTTTCCCTTTCATTTCTTCAAGATTATTGACCGCACTTCCTTTGGTATAAATACTACGAGATCCTGCGGTATAAGCCCCTAAAACGTCAAAACCATAACGTCCAGTAGCGGCAAAGAGATCATCTAATATCCCTGAGGTAAACACCTTTTGTTGATGCTCCAGCGAATCATAAATATAAGGCAAACCAATCACAATAAAATCTTTGTTATAGTTTTCCACCAATGGATTTGCCACGA
Above is a window of Volucribacter amazonae DNA encoding:
- a CDS encoding phosphoethanolamine transferase; its protein translation is MFKPSIYLFLSLVCLYGISHKLLLGSGFYPQPTFMQIISMAILISVFNRTKWLFYGILLPFILINALYSPIGVTFGPPSYQYIASVFATDPQEGKEFFAQIPMKNLLYPLVIIIGLWLYRLFSLKNPFSFYANPYFLAMVILVILWQQAPFRFIQESYQASHKVINELRQLNQLKITSQWGKSTLKPGGYDDYILVIGESARKDYHHAYGYPIENTPFMSQAKGILVDGLTAGGTNTIASLKLMLTKPDKVNHEGNYALNLIDLVKSAGIQTYWLSNHGYFGQFDTPISALANQSDYRFFLKSGDAFSQNTSDFLLLEKFQQLIQDNSPHKRFIVLHLYGSHPISCDRLTDYPKIFAEQDIEAKYFNINCYISSIKKTDDILQQIYQTLQKNEQKNHRTFSMIYFADHGLAHDIQGDNISIHNSSGKSKRHYDVPLFKIASDDKQRQHYYSMKSGLNFTEALANWIGIQNPQLDPHFNLFDNQADPSDYGLQQQIEQINKPDDPAIVIPLKEGKANSYKWKSQ
- a CDS encoding TRAP transporter substrate-binding protein, whose product is MRTLSFSRLAKSLLLVAGLGVSFVSQAATEIKVAFNQSDKHPQYQALTALSEKLEQQTEGRYKLNIYPNELLGAQRAALELVQNGAIQMAIVANPLVENYNKDFIVIGLPYIYDSLEHQQKVFTSGILDDLFAATGRYGFDVLGAYTAGSRSIYTKGSAVNNLEEMKGKKIRVIQSETMRKMLSCMGGIGVPMNQGEVYTAIQQGVLDGAENNEITYADLKQYEVAPYFSRTKHLMVPDLIVTSSYFIASMPKQDQEVLKRLVKESIDHQFDLWRTQVQQAEELAKANNATFVEVDITPFQQSCSKLQQDLITSPVQKALYEKVIELQ
- a CDS encoding TRAP transporter small permease, whose product is MSSSSNLLATIKLWVDKFMQWLCIAIVGLMCVLVTYQVVTRYVFNAPSAVSEVLARYLFIWLILFGGAYVFGCREHLSIAYVKQKLSAKGQIFADMISELAILLFTLSIMLFGGYHIAMRQMWQMDSALQLPMGVIYSAIPLAGIIILFYALYNQIQLVKKWKTLG
- a CDS encoding Fic/DOC family protein, producing the protein MSNSRYLAEEINASKYFYAGIFPPVLKNKLNIKQAEELAKRENEIIMINFPLRPILTKFTLQEIQTVHYSLFRDIYDWAGKLRDYTTGRGNVPFARPEMIESFYHKQIFLALQQENYLQNCAKSKFIKKSAYFINEFNAIHPFIDGNERLTRIFLQDLALNVVLH
- the rnr gene encoding ribonuclease R; translated protein: MTKKINKKQTALLDPNFDLEAKKYANPIPSREFILATIRQHNAPMSKEELFTVLAVDDEERQEGMRRRLRAMENAGQLVFTKRKRYALPEKLDLLKGMVIGHRDGYGFLQVDGQKEDWFIPNGQMQRVLHGDYVLAQPNGTDRRGRKEVRIVRILENRKKQIVGRFFLEQGIGYVVPDDSRINRDILIPNENRKGARMGQVVVVDIQSRTGISSSQPIGIISEVLGDNMAKGMEVEIAIRNHDIPHKFPTSVEKYVKRFSEDVPEQAKQGRVDLRQLPLVTIDGEDARDFDDAVYCEKRGKGWKLWVAIADVSYYVRLRTALDNEAYQRGNSVYFPNRVVPMLPEVLSNGLCSLNPQVDRLCMVCELDISSKGKMQGYKFYEAVMNSHARLTYNKVWSILQGDETLIERYQGLVPHLQQLYAMYQTLLTARHQRGAIDFETLETKFIFNPQGRIERIEPVVRNDAHKIIEECMILANIAAANFMEKHNEPALYRIHAVPSEEKLAAFRDFLRECGLTLQGGLTPSTQDYAALLEQVRERPDRELIQTMLLRSLSQAVYSADNIGHFGLALPEYAHFTSPIRRYPDLTLHRSIKYLLAKQAGSKRRTTDTGGYHYTLDDMDLLGEHCSMTERRADDATRDVADWLKCEYMQDHVGEVFEGVISSVTAFGLFVRLNDLFIDGLVHVSSLDNDYYAFDAARQMLVGENSGTVYRLGDAVTIKVEAVSLEQRQVDFSMVQTSRKVRRAGKTEKDKLKKNQRYAKSLEKQLASKGKARKAKPIKAKATKTPKSAVKNKNKSNKNRKN
- a CDS encoding TRAP transporter large permease codes for the protein MDLAMTAALIMFGSTILLLIIGAPISIGVGLSSFLAMLVILPSEGAMITSAQRIFVGLDSFALLAIPFFILAGNIMNKGGIALRLINLAKVVSGRFPGSLAQTNVVSNMLFGSISGSGVASAAAVGGIMSPIQKKEGYDPTFSAAVNIASAPTGMIIPPSNTIIVYATVAGGVSVSALFMAGYLPGILWGLAIMLVAGYLAKKKGYIQKSRVSCREAVQVLLEAIPSLSLIFIVIGGILAGIFTATEASAIAVVYSLILGFCYKTLSLKELPDIFLQTAKVSAIVIFMLATSSIMSWVMAFTQIPSIIANGLMGLTDNPILILLIINVVLLFIGTFMDPTPAILIFTPIFLPICTDLGMSPVQFGIVMVVNLSLGTITPPVGPILFTGCKTSNVEIEQVIKPLVPFFFAILLVLLLVTYVPAISMIIPELMGLV